In Hahella sp. HNIBRBA332, the genomic window TAATTTTCAAGGGTTATTCCCATGAACGCCAAACGAGCTGCGGAGACAGGGGAAACTGCCCGGCGCTTCGCCGGTCAGGAAAGCATAAGCGCTGTCCGGGCCGTCCGCTCTAATCATAAGACTGCTTTTTCTTCCATTTTTCTTCTTCTGTCATCATCTTGTCCAATTGCGCGCTCAGCCTGTCGCTTCCTTCCGCAACTGCTTCAGATTTACTCTGCGCCGCTTCAGTGGCAAGTTTTTCCAGCTCTTTGATGCGTTGACGATAAATAAGCATGCTTTTCTGCGCAAGGGGATTCTTCTCTATTTTGCCCAAAGCCTCGATGGCGTCATGATAATGGTGAATGGCGACGCGCAGTCGGTTGTTGGCTTGGGCGTGTTTGGCTTTATTGACGTGGGAATCCGCCAGAGAGCGAACAATCAGGTATTGGGTGTTGAGGAGGTGTTTGACGCCGGTTTTCTTTTCTATGCGGCCTTTTTGAACCTGCACCTCAATAAACTTGTATAGTCCCTTGAGCAGTTTGCGGACTTCCTGCATCACCGCCTGGTTTTGCAAATCGAGCTGGGGGAAGTCGGCCTGACTCTTTATATTCTCCTTTATTACTTCCCACTCTTCGGCCTGGCTTTCATGATCGCCCCGGTGACCGAGATTGGCGAGCTCTGCGATGGTTTCCTGGGCGCGAGCCACCACCAGTAGACGAATGTCTTTGGCGGCGTATTGGGGCGGCAACCCAGTGGCCAGCGCTCTTAGCAGACGCAAACGGTCGAGCAAAGTATTGAGCTGACGTTGCCGGGCGTCCTTCGCCTTTTCGCGCCACTGTCCCAAGTAAATCAGAAGCAACACCAAAATAATGACGCCGCCTATTAAGGCGGTAATATTCGTTGCGGACATCTGGGTCGTATATTTTCTATATAAATTTAGAACTTACGGAAAGTATAGATGAAACTGGGAAAGTCTACGGATTTCTGCAAAAAAATGTCTGTCCGTGAGAAGAGGGCGACTGATTGGCGAGACTAAGCCGATAGAGACTTTGGCGTTACAAAAAGCTGCAAAATCCCCCGCGTTTGCGATACATCGGACCAGCGTTCCATATCAAAGCGGATTTGAGCGACGCCGCAGGTGGGAAGGTTGGCGATACGGCTGTCGGAAATGGCGTTCAACAGGTCTGTAAAACCGGGATTGTGTCCAATAATTGTGAGATTGGCTTGCGTTTGCTGTTTGATCAGAGCCAGGAGTATGGTGTAATCCGCCTCGTAAATTTTGGCGTCTTCCTGCACCACTTTTAATAGGGCAGGATTGTCCTGGCCCAGTAATTGCAAAGTTTGCCGGGTTCTGCGTGAAGGACTCAGCAGGCATACATCGGTGGAGAATTTCATATTCTTCAGGAAACCGCCAATCTTGGGCGCGTCCCGTAATCCTCGTTTTCCCAGCGGCCTCTCCAAATCAGGCAGTTGTGAATTTTCCCAGGAGGATTTTGCGTGACGGATCAGGGTCAGGGTATGCATGAGGGGCTGCCGGAATTTGCGCGAACTCGTATTTATAACGTGAAAATTATTCTGCCATCAATTAATTCAGGCGTGCGTCAACATTGTGCGTCGATGGAGAATTGTAATAGCATCCGCACTGTAATGATAAAAAGATCGTTCAGTCCTAGATCTACCAAGGATAATTATATGAAAAAAACTATAATTGCTGCTTGTATGGGGTTAACTTTGGTTCAGCCGGCGATCGCCGCGGACTTCAAACCGGCCGTTGTTTACGACAAAGCCGGCAAGTTCGACAAGTCATTCAATGAGGCGGTTTTTCGAGGAGCGGAAAAGTTTAAAAAGGACACCGGCGTTGAAGTGAAAGAGGTGGAGCCTACTAATGAGGCTCAGGTTGAGCAAGGTCTCGAGAAGTTGGCTCGTCGGGGCTCCAGCCCGATTGTAGCGGTTGGTTTCAGCCAGGCGAATGCGGTGTCTTCAGTCTCCGCAAAATATCCAGACGTTCAGTTCACCTTGATCGACATGGTGGTGGATAACCCTAACGTCCACTCCATCGTGTTCAAAGAGCATGAAGGTTCATTTTTGGTCGGCGCATTGGCGGCGATGAAGTCCGCGACCGGTAAAGTCGGTTTTATCGGCGGCATGGACATCCCTCTGATTCGTAAATTTGGCTGTGGCTTCGAGCAAGGCGCCAAGTACGAAAATCCAAAAGCGGAAGTTTTCACTAACATGATCGGCTCCACCGGCGCGGCGTTCAATAACCCGGGCAAAGCGGCGGAACTCGCCAAGAGCCAGTTTGACAGCGGCGCGGACGTTATCTTCGCAGCGGCTGGCAGCAGCGGCAGCGGCGTATATCAGGCGGCCAAAGACATGGGCAAGTACGCTATCGGCGTCGACAGCAACCAGAACTACCTGCACCCAGGCACCATGCTGACTTCTATGGTCAAACGCGTTGACGTAGCGGCTTACAGCAACTGGATGGCGGCCAAAGACGGCAAGTGGGAGCCGGGCGTTGAAGCGTTGGGATTGGCGGAGAACGGCGTTGATTGGGCGCTGGACGAGCACAACCGCGCGTTGGTGACCAAGGAAATGGAAGAGAAGGTCAATCAGATCAAGGCGGACATCATTTCCGGCAAGATCAAAGTACACGACTACATGTCTGACAACAGCTGCAAATACTAAGCAGGTTGTGAATTTAACGACGGCGTTGTAAGCGCCGCCACGAAAGAAATATCGCCGGGCTTAAAGGGCCCGAAGCCGGGTTTTAGTCGCCCCGGGACAAGTTTTTTCTTGCCCGGGTCTGTCATTTATCTTGACTACTTGGTCAGAAAAATGAGAAAAAACCCTGCGCGGGTGCTTAAGCCCGGCGGATTTCCGAGTAAACTAACAACCGATAAACCAATTCGGGATTTCCCATTTCCATGACTAGTAACGCATTGCAGCTTGAGAGTATCAGCAAGCGGTTCGGCGCTGTATTGGCTAATTCAGACGTTAGCCTTGCTGTCGAACAGGGAACTATACACGGCGTCATTGGTGAAAACGGCGCAGGTAAGTCGACCCTGATGAGCATACTCTACGGCTTTTACCAGGCGGACAGCGGTTCCATCAAAGTTTTCGGCAAGGAAGCAAAAATCCACGATTCTCAGGACGCCATCGACGTCGGCATCGGCATGGTGCATCAGCACTTTATGCTGGTGGATACCTTCACTGTGCTGGAGAACATTACTCTGGGTTGCGAAGGCAGCATGTTGCTGAGCAAAGGCCAGGCGCAGGCGCGCGAGGCTTTGAGTAAACTGTCCCGGGAGTACAACCTTAAAGTTGACCCTGACGCCCTGGTTGGCGAGCTGCCGGTCGGCGTACAGCAGCGGGTGGAAATCCTGAAGGCGCTGTACAAAGGCGCAAAAATTCTGATCCTGGACGAACCCACCGGCGTACTGACGCCACAGGAAACAGACGACCTGTTCAAGATACTGTTATCTCTGAAAGAGCAGGGCGTGACCGTCCTTTTGATCACACACAAACTGAAAGAAATCATGCACGTGACGGATAATGTGTCCGTTATGCGCCAAGGCAAGATGGTGGCTCACCGTCGTACTGCGGATACCAACCCCGAAGAGCTTGCGGAGCTGATGGTCGGGCGCAAGGTCGTTCTGCAACTGGAAAAGCCCGCGACCGAAGCCGGCTCCAAGGCGCTCACCGTTTCCAACCTGAAAGTTCGCGACGCCCAAGGCATTGAGCGGGTGAAAGGGGTTTCCTTTGAGGTGGCGGCTGGCGAAATCGTCGGTATCGCAGGGGTGTCCGGCAACGGACAGACCGAACTGATGGAAGCGCTGGCGGGCATGGTCACGCCGGAATCCGGGGAAATTCGCTACGGCGACCTGTTAATTTCCGCTGACCATAAAGTCTGCCCGTCAGAGATGCGCAAAGCTGGCGTGGCCCACGTGCCGGAAGACCGCCATCGGGTCGGCTTGGTGACCTCCTTCAGCGCCAGTGAAAACGCCATTCTGGGTTATCATCGCAGCGCCGCCTGGAATAGTAAGGGCGTACTAAGCAGCGCCACCGTTGGTAAGCACTGTGCGGAATTGATGGCCGATTTCGACGTACGTCCCCAGGACCCCACCCTCAAATGCGCCAACTTCTCCGGCGGCAATCAGCAGAAACTTATCCTTGCGCGTGAACTCGATCAGACGCCCAAAGTATTGCTGGTAGGCCAGCCAACGCGCGGCGTGGATATCGGCGCGATCGAGTTTATTCATCAGCGTCTGCTGGATATGCGCAATCGTGGGGGCGCTATTCTATTGGTATCCGTAGAGCTGGATGAGATTCTTTCTCTGAGCGACCGCATTATCGTCATGTGCGACGGCCGCGTCACTGGAGAGTTAGCCGCCTCGGAAGCGGATGAATGTACGCTGGGGCTGATGATGTCGTCGTCCCGGGATATCAACGCCAGCGAAGAGAAAGAATAATGAAAGGTCTGGATCGTAATTTGCCCACTTGGGTCAATGTCGGCTTGTTGCCGTTGTTGAACGTCGTTACCGCATTGCTGGTATCCGCCGTGGTGTTCTGGCTGATAGACGTTAACCCGCTGGAAGCGGCTGAAATTCTGTTGTACGGCGCCTTTGGCTATCAGGAAGGCATTGGGTTTACGCTGTATTACACCACTAACTTCATATTCACCGGACTGGCTGTAGCGATCGCGTTTCACGTCGGTCTGTTCAACATCGGCGGCGAAGGCCAGGCCTACATTGGCGGTCTAGGTGTCGGTTTGCTGTGTCTGGCGTTGGATGCGTCGGTGCCTGGACCGGTATTGCTGCTGTTGAGCACTTTGTCTGCGGCCCTGTTCGGAGCCGCCTGGGCGTTTATTCCAGGCTGGCTGCAGGCTTATCGCGGCAGTCACATCGTTATTACTACGATCATGTTCAACTTCCTGGCGTCGTCGCTGATGGTCTATCTAATGGTGAACGTACTGCGTGAGCCTGGACAGATGGCGCCGCAAAGCCGCGCCCTGGCGGAAACAGCCTGGCTGCCCTATATGCATGATTTGTTCGCTGCGATTGGCATTGAATTTGAGCGTTCTCCATTGAACATTTCTCTGTTTCTGGCTTTGCTGTGCGCGTTTGGAGCCTGGGTGTTTATCTGGAAAACCAAGTGGGGCTATGAGATTCGCACCGTAGGCAGCAACCAACAGGCAGCGGTTTACGCAGGCATCAAACCTGCGCGGGT contains:
- a CDS encoding histidine phosphatase family protein, producing MHTLTLIRHAKSSWENSQLPDLERPLGKRGLRDAPKIGGFLKNMKFSTDVCLLSPSRRTRQTLQLLGQDNPALLKVVQEDAKIYEADYTILLALIKQQTQANLTIIGHNPGFTDLLNAISDSRIANLPTCGVAQIRFDMERWSDVSQTRGILQLFVTPKSLSA
- a CDS encoding BMP family protein; its protein translation is MKKTIIAACMGLTLVQPAIAADFKPAVVYDKAGKFDKSFNEAVFRGAEKFKKDTGVEVKEVEPTNEAQVEQGLEKLARRGSSPIVAVGFSQANAVSSVSAKYPDVQFTLIDMVVDNPNVHSIVFKEHEGSFLVGALAAMKSATGKVGFIGGMDIPLIRKFGCGFEQGAKYENPKAEVFTNMIGSTGAAFNNPGKAAELAKSQFDSGADVIFAAAGSSGSGVYQAAKDMGKYAIGVDSNQNYLHPGTMLTSMVKRVDVAAYSNWMAAKDGKWEPGVEALGLAENGVDWALDEHNRALVTKEMEEKVNQIKADIISGKIKVHDYMSDNSCKY
- a CDS encoding ABC transporter ATP-binding protein, whose amino-acid sequence is MTSNALQLESISKRFGAVLANSDVSLAVEQGTIHGVIGENGAGKSTLMSILYGFYQADSGSIKVFGKEAKIHDSQDAIDVGIGMVHQHFMLVDTFTVLENITLGCEGSMLLSKGQAQAREALSKLSREYNLKVDPDALVGELPVGVQQRVEILKALYKGAKILILDEPTGVLTPQETDDLFKILLSLKEQGVTVLLITHKLKEIMHVTDNVSVMRQGKMVAHRRTADTNPEELAELMVGRKVVLQLEKPATEAGSKALTVSNLKVRDAQGIERVKGVSFEVAAGEIVGIAGVSGNGQTELMEALAGMVTPESGEIRYGDLLISADHKVCPSEMRKAGVAHVPEDRHRVGLVTSFSASENAILGYHRSAAWNSKGVLSSATVGKHCAELMADFDVRPQDPTLKCANFSGGNQQKLILARELDQTPKVLLVGQPTRGVDIGAIEFIHQRLLDMRNRGGAILLVSVELDEILSLSDRIIVMCDGRVTGELAASEADECTLGLMMSSSRDINASEEKE